The DNA window TAATAAAATGTTGGTGCAATATTATATCTTGCGTTCTAAACATAGTGTCTGCACTGAGCGCATACGCGCATAATTACCTTATTTGCTGCCATTGGTAAAATCTTCATTTTTTTGCCGTGCCTAACATATCATGCTGCTGTGCTTACAGGTAGATGACATTGTGCGGGCAGCGAAGCGCGCCTGCTACAGGGCAGTGCCAATGGCAGCAACCGCCTGAGCCTGATCGGTGGACAAGCCTTTTTGTTTCCCTTCGCTTTCCTTCCAGCCGGAAACATGTAGTATTCATAGTATCTCATAAGGTGGTGGCAAATTGCCCAGACCCCAGAGACTCCAAGCGAGCTAATTTTGTAGATCTGGCATGGCGTGCTTTATTCCGATAGTTGAAGATGGATGATTGCATTCTTTCTGGTTTCAAACCCAATTCCTTTTCTATGATTTGTACACACAACCTAATCATGTTGGCATGCAAACGGATCACTTTGCTGTGACGCGTCATTTCTGTCGCATCGCATCTTTTGCTGCTTGGACCACAGGGTCAGTGGATGGCAATAAACTACTCACCACGATTGTGCATGCCTACTTTATTTCTTATCTGCCTGGAATTCACAGCAGTGGACATCAAATCTTCGAGTAAATGAATTACAGTGGCGTCTTCGAGTAAATGGATTAGAATGGCCCTGTCTGTAATTGAAGATCCTTTTTCTGATTTCCTTGAGAATTGATGTGTTTCCCCATTTTTCCTGCCTTGCTCAGTTGCTCTGTTCTTCCTGAGATCAAAACTCCGAACAGCGTCTCTTTGCCGATCCATATCGTTATCGCGACAACGATCCCCCACCGACATGTTGGCTAGGCGGGTACGCCAGCGACGGCGACCCTTGTCAGCGGGTCGTACGGCACGGCTAACCACGAACGCCCTTGTGCCCTGGCCCCGGTCAAAAGACCGCGCGCTTAATAGAGCGCGGATCCTGTGCCGGTAAGCATCAATCAGTAGAGTATAATAATAGCACGTCCCCGTCACCGAACGCGGCCCGGTTTTCTGTCCTAACTAAACAACACCCAAAAACCCCGTGAAACGAGGACGCCGCTGATTTTGGCATCGGGATCTCGTTGAACGGAAAGATGGGTCTGGTGACTCACGCCCTTGCGATATTTGCGTCTCCTCCTTTGCTTTCCGTAAACACACACTCTTTGACCGGACCAATAGGCCGCAACAAGCCAAAGAAGAATAGGCCACAGTCTTTGTTAGGAAGAAGATTAAAGAAAAGAATAGAGAGCAAAGCATGAAAGCAACACCAACCTTTGTGCtccgagaaaaaaaaaagatggtaCCATACTGGAATGTGAAGGAATGGTAGACTGGCACAAAGCATAAGCAACGCCGACGGCTCAGTTTGACCAAAACAAAGACCGGAGCAGGAACCAAAGCAACCGAAAAAGAGATCGTTTatattttgttttaattaaaaATTAAAATATCATCGTTAATTAAAAAGGGCACGTTAAAACACAGTGCGCGAACGGAGAAAGCGCACCAGCGCGGCACTCGCCCTCGAGCTCCGAAAAGGAGGAAAAAAAGAATTCTCCATTTCCCcactcgctctctctctctcgctcgctcgctcgtcaGTGAGAGTGTGCGTGCTGGGCTAGCCGCTAGGGTTTCCGCGAGCGCGAGCCCGAGCGCCGGCGATCCGGGGCTCGATCCGGCGCGGGCGAACCGGGTCCCCCGGGGGGTGGAGCGGAGATGAAGTCGTCGCTGCGGAAGCTGCGGGGCTTCGCGCTGCAGCGGCACGAGCAGCGGGTGGACCGCGACCGCGGCCGGGGCcactccaccgccgccgtcgcggcggCGGACGAGCTCCTCTTGGCTGCCCAGGTGCGGGGATTCACCTCTTCTTCCTTTCGCTGCGTGGCTGCGTGAGCTgacgagcgagcgagctgggGTGGGCGGGTGAGTCGGTCGGGACTGCGGAGATTTGcgagggaggagcggcggcgggtcgTGTCTGGCTTTCGCGGCAGCATGCGTGAGGTACGGATGCTGGGTTCCGGGGGATTGGTTTCGCTTGTTGGTTGAATTTGATGGTTCGGAGTTGGTTGAATTGCATGGGAATCCTAGTGTTCGGATCTGTGTGCTCCATTTCAGCGCACGCAGTTGCAGGTCGTTGGGGTTCCAAAGGGAGAAAGGAGCTTAGGCTGTTTCTGGTGTGATGGGGTATCGTCAGCTTACATTTTGATGTCGCGTATTTCAGAGAGAATTTCCGTTGATCTGCTTATCATTTGACGGTTTGCGAATTTCAACTCAATTTCCATGGCTATCTGTCATGTTTAGTTTGGTTTTTGTTGGGATGCATTCTCTCCTGTTCAGTGATGTGGTAATCTAGTGGTTGTGATGCCTGTGTGTGGTGCCGCGCTGGAGCTAGAAAAATCCAAACATTAGGCTGGTTTGTCTGCACTAGTGTAGTGCGCCAGCTAGCAACTAGTATTAAGCTAAATTCCTTGCAGTTGAGGGTGGCATTTTGCTTGATGGGGATCATGTCTAATCTAGTTGGATCAGACAAAGTTTTGTTCAGAAGTCCGTAATTGTATAGAAATGAACTAGTCAGTGAGGGTGTCCTGAATAACGAAAAAGTGATAAACTAGGGATGTCCTGCTGTTTACCAGCTGTACAGATTCATTCAAATTTCATCAAAGATACGATAGTTAAATTTTTTCTTGCATTAAGAGGGACTGGTTCTGCTTCCTGCTAGTTTTGTTCTGAGTTGCTGCTTTCTTTGTCAGGATATGGCAGATATGAGGAGCTGTTATGATAACTTACTTTCTGTTGCCGCAGCAATTGCAAATAGTGCATATGGTAATTTTCTTGTCTAAaggtttcttttgctccttgagatCAATTATAGCTTGTGATACGTCCTCTCTAATGTTTACTAAGGTCATTTTAGGACCGGTTAGAGTGTTGAACTCCGGGAGGTGTTGAAACTCCTTTCCCGACAAAGTCCGAAGCACGGCACCTTCTTAGAACAAAGCCCGGGCGGGGGGCATTTACCCTCGTGGTTGATTAAAAAAGATCATTTTATCACATTAATGTTCAGTGACAGTTTATGGAATATCAGTTATCATTTAAGTTCTCCTTTTTCTGTTTATTACTTAGGTTTGCACACTGTTTTGCGAATAGATACCCATCTGCTCTCATATGGATGAAACGTTTTGTCCTGACTCAAAGCTCGAAAGATCACACTGAGCATATTTAGGACCCATTTCTCTTAATTATTTACTCAATTACACAGGGACTGCAAACTTAAtcatttattttttttctcacCTTGCCGACATCATGTAACCTCAGTTCGTTTGTATTTGCAAAATATTAGCATATAAATGGCTTTATATATCCCTGTTAAAGTTTTAGCGGCTAAATGTCATCTTGTTGATTGGATGTCAATAATTACTATTGCAGAGTTCTCTGAAGCCCTTCAAGAAATGGGAACTTGTTTGCTTAAAAGGGTTACACCAAATAAGGATGGAATAAATGGTAATTATGTTGTCTCTTCTTTTTTCTATGTGAACATGCTTGTTTTGATAATTGGCAGCAATACATGAACATCATTGTAATGAATATTCTggattttgataggttgttgTCATTACTCATTGCTCATGTTGGGTCGTCATCATTATTTAATTCATTATCCTGAGGATTCCAAAGCTACCAAtttgatcttcagaaaatctTACACCTATGTGCATACAGAATATCATATTTATACTCTTGTATAAATTCCCATTCATTTTTTATTGTTGTGTAGTCATCTCTAGAAAAGGTGGATGTGTTTGGATGATACTGTTAATCCTCCTGTGATGGTTGGTCACAAAAAGAAAAATAGAACATGCTGCATACATAAGTTAAATAACCTCACTTATGTTAGCTGCAACTGCAATTAGGCTCTTCAAGGAGAATGAGAGCTAGTTAACACAAATTATTTGCAATGCCCATCTTTGCTTTTTAGTTAGTAGTCACTGTCtcattttaaaaaaataagagAGATATAACAAAAATGGGAAATATTTCCCCTTCTAATGCTTTTTTGAATATGACGTGTAACTTTCAACTACTTCTCATTTGTTACATATAAATTATCTCCAGATAAGGTTTTGCTGTTGCTCGGGAAATCACAATTTGAACTTCGGAAACTTGTAGATAGTTATGTAAGTTTCTAATTACTTATTTGTTTAACTTGCTAATTGCTATACTACAAGTTTCTATTGCTGATCCATGCAACTACCTTTCTCGCAGCGTGTGCATGTTCTTAATACCATCACCACTCCATCGCAGTCCCTTCTGAATGAGCTTCAAACCGTGGAGGTATACCTTTCACTCTGGTACTTGGCATTATGTGCTGGCTTATATTTTCTTCTTATTTTTGTTCTATGCACTGTATCATATTTTCTGTTGTTACACCTTTTTATCCTGTTTGTGGCCTTCTTAACGTATAACCGATATACACATGTGCTCCCTGTTTTCTCAAGAAGGGTAAAAGCTAGCAGTTTAGGCCATATTTATTTGCAAAACATGTATTAATATGTGCTATATGTGGTCAAGTGCTAGTATCTGTACCATAGTCCCTGGGCTAAAAAATAATCGTTGCCGGATGTAATATTGGTTTGCATTTGAAAAGACTTACAATTTTCCAGTATACCTCATGGGCTTACCTATGTTTATCAAAAGGTATGTTATGCAAACATGAAGGTATGTTATGCAAACATGGTTATGTTTAGATGCATAATTAAATTCTAATTTGCACCCAATTTGTTTCTGTATGCTGTTGCTGATGATAATGTTGCTTCTTGAGTTAAAATATTTATTGTTGTAAGTACTTGATTTAAGAGCTTTAGTTGTATGCCCACCAGACAACTATGTGTGATTAATAGAGTGTTTCCCATTGCAGGAAATGAAGCGCCAGTGTGATGAAAAGAGGTACGGTATTTTTACAGAATATGCACACAAATTTTGCATTGTTGACATGGATTTTTGAAGTTCTGATATTCCTTTCAGGGAATTGTTCGAATTCATGCTAAATGCGCAGAAAGAAAGGGGAAGATCTAAGGGTGCTAAAGGTGATACAGGAGCGTCGGAGCAACTGAAACAAGCTCAGGAAGATTATCAAGAGGAAGCAACTCTTTTTCTATTCCGGTTAAAGTCATTGAAGCAAGGGCAGTTCCGAAGTCTTTTCACACAAGCTGCTCGGCATCATGCTGCACAGGTGCACATTCAATCACTTGGAAAATTCTCCCTTTCCTCTTTTATGGCAATCTGTCCAGAAACTGATTTCGTGTAACATAATTATATTATGCAAACTAGCTAAATTTGTTCAGAAAGGGGCTCAAGTCCCTTGAGGCTGTAGAGCCACATGTCAGGCTTGCTGCTGAGCAGCAACACATAGATCATCAGTTCAGTGCACTTGAGGAGGAGGATTACTTTGTTGAGGATGAAAATGATGATGATTACAATGACAGTCATGATGGAGAGCTGTCTTTTGATTATGGAGAAAATAAAGAAGCTGAAGAATCTGTTAATGCTTCCAGGAGTCATACAGAGGTACTAGCATATCTTGTTATAAAATTGTGGTTAAATATCCTACTGAAGGACATTCTGCAAGTTGCTTGATGTGTGTGTCAACATGTCCCTCTTTACTCAGTTGCTCGAGTTTAGTACTTCTGTATCTTATCATATTAAATATGTAATGCTTGCATTATAGCACCTTATGATGAATGTTGCCTGTATGGTATTGAGAAAAAAAAACTTAGTTAAATTTGTTAATCAACCTTAGCTAGCAGAGAATGGTAAATGGGATTTTTCAAAATGAATTTGACACAAGTGTATATTTTTCCCTCTAGCTTACTTTGTTTTCTTTACCATTAACTGTTTTCTTATCCTGTTTTAAGAGTCCATCTGATTTTTTGATTCAGCAGGATTTTCTTAATAGAACCAAAGAAGAGTATTCTTCTATTCCACGTGAAAGACAAAGAATTGTCAGTCAGTCAGCACCACTTTTTCCTGAGAAAAAGCTCGAAACAGAAGAGAAAATAAAAGATTTGCGGCGTTCTgcaacaaggaagttaaatacgTATGTTTT is part of the Panicum hallii strain FIL2 chromosome 2, PHallii_v3.1, whole genome shotgun sequence genome and encodes:
- the LOC112880276 gene encoding uncharacterized protein At2g33490-like isoform X2 — translated: MKSSLRKLRGFALQRHEQRVDRDRGRGHSTAAVAAADELLLAAQDMADMRSCYDNLLSVAAAIANSAYEFSEALQEMGTCLLKRVTPNKDGINDKVLLLLGKSQFELRKLVDSYRVHVLNTITTPSQSLLNELQTVEEMKRQCDEKRELFEFMLNAQKERGRSKGAKGDTGASEQLKQAQEDYQEEATLFLFRLKSLKQGQFRSLFTQAARHHAAQLNLFRKGLKSLEAVEPHVRLAAEQQHIDHQFSALEEEDYFVEDENDDDYNDSHDGELSFDYGENKEAEESVNASRSHTEDFLNRTKEEYSSIPRERQRIVSQSAPLFPEKKLETEEKIKDLRRSATRKLNTYVLPTPNDVRATSQMVPGNPTSGPLDSRGAFPSPPHPSAEMGDLRDNKLPSPARLSNAQSVLKESNTNTAETRKILPLGDMALPGYYDLKTSDNKKVKRGSFSGPIASRPRSTENIDVLSAAPRHSSAHQPIHVRVSPSNSPPPISSPKIKELHELPRPPVNTSKHTAFSSLVAHSAPLVPNSASLVPKVQDHFRARQTPPSTASPLPTPPTPPGPIARSFSIPSRGTRTSGISDSKETEEHQDKGAARMSLSSLPSAQTFLEDHQPLSAAAESVSKT
- the LOC112880276 gene encoding uncharacterized protein At2g33490-like isoform X1, whose translation is MKSSLRKLRGFALQRHEQRVDRDRGRGHSTAAVAAADELLLAAQDMADMRSCYDNLLSVAAAIANSAYEFSEALQEMGTCLLKRVTPNKDGINDKVLLLLGKSQFELRKLVDSYRVHVLNTITTPSQSLLNELQTVEEMKRQCDEKRELFEFMLNAQKERGRSKGAKGDTGASEQLKQAQEDYQEEATLFLFRLKSLKQGQFRSLFTQAARHHAAQLNLFRKGLKSLEAVEPHVRLAAEQQHIDHQFSALEEEDYFVEDENDDDYNDSHDGELSFDYGENKEAEESVNASRSHTEQDFLNRTKEEYSSIPRERQRIVSQSAPLFPEKKLETEEKIKDLRRSATRKLNTYVLPTPNDVRATSQMVPGNPTSGPLDSRGAFPSPPHPSAEMGDLRDNKLPSPARLSNAQSVLKESNTNTAETRKILPLGDMALPGYYDLKTSDNKKVKRGSFSGPIASRPRSTENIDVLSAAPRHSSAHQPIHVRVSPSNSPPPISSPKIKELHELPRPPVNTSKHTAFSSLVAHSAPLVPNSASLVPKVQDHFRARQTPPSTASPLPTPPTPPGPIARSFSIPSRGTRTSGISDSKETEEHQDKGAARMSLSSLPSAQTFLEDHQPLSAAAESVSKT
- the LOC112880276 gene encoding uncharacterized protein At2g33490-like isoform X3, giving the protein MREDMADMRSCYDNLLSVAAAIANSAYEFSEALQEMGTCLLKRVTPNKDGINDKVLLLLGKSQFELRKLVDSYRVHVLNTITTPSQSLLNELQTVEEMKRQCDEKRELFEFMLNAQKERGRSKGAKGDTGASEQLKQAQEDYQEEATLFLFRLKSLKQGQFRSLFTQAARHHAAQLNLFRKGLKSLEAVEPHVRLAAEQQHIDHQFSALEEEDYFVEDENDDDYNDSHDGELSFDYGENKEAEESVNASRSHTEQDFLNRTKEEYSSIPRERQRIVSQSAPLFPEKKLETEEKIKDLRRSATRKLNTYVLPTPNDVRATSQMVPGNPTSGPLDSRGAFPSPPHPSAEMGDLRDNKLPSPARLSNAQSVLKESNTNTAETRKILPLGDMALPGYYDLKTSDNKKVKRGSFSGPIASRPRSTENIDVLSAAPRHSSAHQPIHVRVSPSNSPPPISSPKIKELHELPRPPVNTSKHTAFSSLVAHSAPLVPNSASLVPKVQDHFRARQTPPSTASPLPTPPTPPGPIARSFSIPSRGTRTSGISDSKETEEHQDKGAARMSLSSLPSAQTFLEDHQPLSAAAESVSKT
- the LOC112880276 gene encoding uncharacterized protein At2g33490-like isoform X4, which gives rise to MALYIPVKVLAAKCHLVDWMSIITIAEFSEALQEMGTCLLKRVTPNKDGINDKVLLLLGKSQFELRKLVDSYRVHVLNTITTPSQSLLNELQTVEEMKRQCDEKRELFEFMLNAQKERGRSKGAKGDTGASEQLKQAQEDYQEEATLFLFRLKSLKQGQFRSLFTQAARHHAAQLNLFRKGLKSLEAVEPHVRLAAEQQHIDHQFSALEEEDYFVEDENDDDYNDSHDGELSFDYGENKEAEESVNASRSHTEQDFLNRTKEEYSSIPRERQRIVSQSAPLFPEKKLETEEKIKDLRRSATRKLNTYVLPTPNDVRATSQMVPGNPTSGPLDSRGAFPSPPHPSAEMGDLRDNKLPSPARLSNAQSVLKESNTNTAETRKILPLGDMALPGYYDLKTSDNKKVKRGSFSGPIASRPRSTENIDVLSAAPRHSSAHQPIHVRVSPSNSPPPISSPKIKELHELPRPPVNTSKHTAFSSLVAHSAPLVPNSASLVPKVQDHFRARQTPPSTASPLPTPPTPPGPIARSFSIPSRGTRTSGISDSKETEEHQDKGAARMSLSSLPSAQTFLEDHQPLSAAAESVSKT